One Paucidesulfovibrio longus DSM 6739 genomic window carries:
- the hypE gene encoding hydrogenase expression/formation protein HypE, which yields MSDKVLLDYGSGGRASQRLISELFLKHFANPELDRLNDAARLELDGPLAVSTDSFTVDPIFFPGGDIGCLAVHGTVNDVAMLGAEPLYLTCGYIIEEGLPMEDLERIVVSMGAAARHAGVRIVTGDTKVVPRGTVDKIFINTTGIGRIVADPMPSGDRAAPGDAVLISGTMGDHGLTILGTREGLSFEAAVQSDCASLNHLLLKLVREIPSVHVLRDPTRGGLATTLNEIAISSGAGIEVQEKSVPVRAEVSGGCSVLGLDPLYLANEGKFICILPEADAEKALEIMRADELGGDACRIGSVTEQNPGKVSLVTPLGGKRLLNMLEGEQLPRIC from the coding sequence ATGAGCGACAAGGTTCTTCTCGACTACGGCAGCGGCGGGCGCGCTTCCCAGCGCCTTATTTCCGAGCTTTTCCTCAAGCACTTCGCCAACCCGGAACTGGACCGCCTCAACGACGCCGCGCGTCTGGAGCTGGACGGTCCCCTGGCCGTGAGCACCGATTCCTTCACCGTGGACCCGATCTTCTTTCCCGGCGGCGACATCGGCTGCCTGGCCGTGCACGGCACGGTCAACGACGTGGCCATGCTCGGCGCCGAACCGCTCTACCTGACCTGCGGCTACATCATCGAGGAAGGGCTGCCCATGGAGGATCTGGAGCGCATCGTCGTGTCCATGGGCGCGGCCGCGCGCCACGCGGGCGTGCGCATCGTCACGGGGGACACCAAGGTGGTGCCGCGCGGAACCGTGGACAAGATTTTCATCAACACCACGGGCATCGGCCGCATCGTGGCCGACCCCATGCCCAGCGGCGACCGCGCCGCGCCCGGCGACGCCGTGCTCATCTCCGGAACCATGGGCGACCACGGCCTGACCATTCTCGGCACCCGCGAAGGGCTTTCCTTCGAGGCCGCCGTGCAGAGCGACTGCGCCTCCCTGAACCATCTGCTGCTCAAGCTGGTGCGGGAAATCCCGTCCGTCCACGTCCTGCGCGACCCCACGCGCGGCGGCCTGGCCACCACCCTGAACGAGATCGCCATCAGTTCCGGCGCGGGCATCGAGGTCCAGGAGAAGTCCGTGCCGGTGCGTGCCGAGGTTTCGGGCGGCTGCTCCGTGCTGGGGCTCGACCCGCTCTACCTCGCCAACGAGGGCAAGTTCATCTGCATCCTGCCCGAAGCGGACGCGGAAAAAGCCCTGGAGATCATGCGCGCGGACGAACTCGGCGGCGACGCCTGCCGCATCGGTTCGGTCACGGAGCAGAATCCCGGCAAGGTTTCCCTGGTCACGCCCCTGGGAGGCAAGCGCCTGCTGAACATGCTGGAGGGCGAGCAGTTGCCGCGCATCTGCTGA
- a CDS encoding YbjN domain-containing protein, giving the protein MRRFKLCFAMLLAVALCGANFAADCRAQTLYDGISGAEMQRIMQNMGFKTELTKDDAGDPLISSSDGNLNFQIFFYACTKDVCEAVQFYSGFTQAKNPSQSSINTWNTHNRFGRAYLDSEGNSRVEMDALATGGVSEQHFRNLLSTWKIVLNEFSKHIGW; this is encoded by the coding sequence ATGAGACGATTCAAGTTGTGCTTCGCCATGCTGCTCGCCGTGGCCCTTTGCGGCGCGAACTTCGCCGCGGATTGCCGCGCGCAGACACTCTACGACGGAATTTCCGGAGCGGAGATGCAGCGCATCATGCAAAACATGGGATTCAAGACGGAACTGACCAAGGACGATGCCGGAGATCCGTTGATCAGTTCCAGCGACGGCAATCTGAATTTTCAGATATTCTTCTACGCTTGCACCAAGGATGTCTGCGAGGCGGTTCAGTTCTACAGCGGCTTCACCCAGGCGAAGAATCCGAGCCAAAGCTCCATCAACACCTGGAACACCCACAACCGTTTCGGCCGCGCCTATCTGGACAGCGAAGGCAACAGCCGCGTCGAGATGGACGCCCTGGCCACGGGCGGCGTCTCCGAGCAGCATTTCCGCAATCTCCTGAGCACATGGAAGATCGTGCTCAACGAATTCTCGAAGCACATCGGCTGGTAA
- a CDS encoding symporter small accessory protein, translating to MMLGLGSAEIALAFWLVIASALLCIGYGVAKWNSGGQEDAVDPEREEAQAAGAAVSRTAEEAAK from the coding sequence ATGATGTTGGGACTCGGGAGCGCGGAGATCGCACTGGCCTTCTGGCTGGTGATCGCAAGCGCGCTGTTGTGCATCGGCTACGGCGTGGCGAAATGGAATTCCGGAGGGCAGGAGGACGCGGTGGACCCGGAGCGGGAGGAAGCGCAGGCCGCAGGGGCCGCTGTTTCCAGAACCGCTGAGGAGGCCGCGAAATGA
- a CDS encoding sodium:solute symporter family protein translates to MISKIIVSVLYFAVVFYLGYKGWQNTRKASDYMLAGRRMNPFVMAMSYGATFISTSAIIGFGGAAGLFGFSLLWLTVANVFIGIFLAMTVFGRRTRRMGLCLNCHTFPELLGRRFDSSFIQGFSGLIIFLFIPVYAAAVLIGISRMLEVSLNIPYDWALIGMTAILAVYVVTGGLKAVMYTDAFQGGIMMVMMIILLYYTYSALGGVTSAHQTLTDMAAMMPEKLQKGGMLGWTQGAKFGTPLWLVIYTTIIYGVGIGVLAQPQLAVRFMTVKSDKQLNRAVLFGGIFIPLMTGVAFIVGALSNAVFTARGGKIAIAQAGGNIDKIIPTYIEQVMPDWFAGLFLLGMFAAAMSTLSSQYHVGGTSLGRDVIERGLFKRVGTSAKASQIGVTVTILATLVWAWVLPESIIARATAFFFGLCAASFLPVYLLGLYWKGITKVAAKVSMVGGFAGSMLWLLFVHEKEAAGLGICQWLTGQPTLVSAATKGSWVWLLQWVDPNVVALPISFLLAVGVSLMTKPMRQEHLEQCWANF, encoded by the coding sequence ATGATTTCCAAAATCATCGTCAGCGTACTCTATTTCGCAGTAGTCTTCTACCTCGGCTACAAAGGCTGGCAGAACACCCGCAAGGCATCGGACTACATGCTGGCGGGCCGCAGGATGAACCCCTTTGTCATGGCCATGAGCTACGGGGCCACGTTCATCTCCACCTCGGCCATCATCGGTTTCGGTGGAGCCGCCGGACTCTTCGGCTTTTCCCTGCTCTGGCTCACCGTGGCCAACGTCTTCATCGGCATCTTCCTGGCCATGACCGTATTCGGCCGCCGCACGCGGCGCATGGGCCTTTGCCTCAACTGCCACACCTTCCCGGAGCTGCTCGGCAGGCGTTTCGACTCCTCGTTCATCCAGGGCTTTTCCGGCCTGATCATCTTCCTGTTCATCCCGGTCTACGCGGCAGCGGTGCTCATCGGCATTTCGCGCATGCTCGAAGTCTCGCTGAACATCCCCTATGACTGGGCTCTCATCGGCATGACCGCGATTCTCGCCGTCTACGTGGTCACGGGCGGGCTCAAGGCCGTGATGTACACGGACGCCTTCCAGGGCGGGATCATGATGGTCATGATGATCATCCTGCTTTACTACACCTATTCCGCCCTGGGCGGGGTGACCAGCGCGCACCAGACGCTCACGGACATGGCCGCCATGATGCCGGAGAAGCTCCAGAAGGGCGGCATGCTCGGCTGGACCCAGGGCGCCAAGTTCGGGACGCCGCTCTGGCTGGTCATCTACACGACCATCATCTACGGAGTGGGCATCGGCGTGCTGGCCCAGCCGCAGCTGGCCGTGCGCTTCATGACCGTCAAGAGCGACAAGCAGCTCAACCGGGCCGTGCTCTTCGGCGGCATCTTCATTCCGTTGATGACCGGGGTGGCCTTCATCGTGGGCGCGCTTTCCAACGCGGTGTTCACCGCGCGCGGCGGAAAGATCGCCATTGCCCAGGCCGGGGGCAACATCGACAAGATCATTCCCACCTACATCGAACAGGTCATGCCGGACTGGTTCGCCGGATTGTTCCTGCTCGGCATGTTCGCGGCGGCCATGTCCACGCTCAGCTCGCAGTACCATGTCGGCGGCACCTCCCTGGGCCGCGACGTGATCGAGCGCGGGCTGTTCAAGCGCGTGGGCACCTCGGCCAAGGCCTCGCAGATCGGCGTGACCGTGACCATCCTGGCCACCCTGGTCTGGGCCTGGGTCTTGCCGGAATCGATCATCGCCCGCGCCACGGCCTTCTTCTTCGGCCTGTGCGCGGCCTCGTTCCTGCCCGTTTACCTGCTCGGCCTCTACTGGAAGGGCATCACCAAGGTGGCGGCCAAGGTTTCCATGGTCGGCGGATTCGCGGGGTCCATGCTCTGGCTCCTGTTCGTGCACGAAAAGGAAGCGGCCGGTCTGGGGATCTGTCAGTGGCTCACGGGTCAGCCCACTCTCGTCTCCGCGGCGACCAAGGGCTCCTGGGTTTGGCTTCTGCAATGGGTCGATCCCAACGTGGTGGCCCTGCCGATCAGCTTCCTGCTGGCCGTGGGCGTGAGCCTGATGACCAAGCCCATGCGCCAGGAGCACCTGGAGCAGTGCTGGGCCAACTTCTAG
- a CDS encoding GNAT family N-acetyltransferase encodes MNAPLRIRQAQANDAEELLALQKAAFQSEAMLYGMDAVPAMLESLEQMRDAMRGHLFLKAMDEGRIAGSVRANLDGGTCRIGRLVVAPALQRRGIGSRLMDAIETRFPDAEHFEIFTGHKSEGNLRLYRRLGYEEYLTQQVRPGLTVVFMRKARRG; translated from the coding sequence ATGAACGCCCCGCTGCGCATCCGCCAGGCCCAGGCCAACGACGCCGAAGAACTGCTCGCCCTGCAAAAGGCCGCCTTTCAGTCCGAGGCCATGCTCTACGGCATGGACGCGGTCCCGGCCATGCTGGAAAGCCTTGAGCAGATGCGCGATGCCATGCGCGGCCATCTTTTCCTCAAGGCCATGGACGAGGGGCGCATCGCCGGCTCGGTCCGCGCCAATCTCGACGGCGGCACCTGCCGCATCGGGCGGCTCGTCGTGGCCCCTGCCCTCCAGAGGCGCGGCATCGGCTCGCGGCTCATGGACGCCATAGAAACCCGCTTTCCGGATGCGGAACACTTCGAAATCTTCACCGGCCACAAAAGCGAGGGCAACCTGCGCCTCTATCGCCGACTCGGCTACGAGGAATACCTTACGCAGCAGGTCCGCCCCGGCCTGACCGTGGTCTTCATGCGCAAGGCCCGCCGAGGCTGA
- a CDS encoding tRNA dihydrouridine synthase gives MNTLDIRPEKPWLAPLAGYSDLPFRMLCRGYGAAVTNTEMVSAKGLFYMNRGTTNLLDTHPNDEPLVLQLFGAEPEIFEAAMDKVLEMGFRFFDLNAGCPVRKVAKSGSGSRLLEDPDRLCALAEVMVRKAGPGRVGVKTRLGWERGLDVFVDVGRRLEDLGVAWLTLHPRYGKQMFMGDADWSRLAELKRAVSIPVVGSGDIYTADDGVRCLRETGIDAVMFARGAMFDPAVFERFHALLRGEEPPARTGAHLGAIVNRHIRLTRDLDGTERAFRKLRSFIPRYAKGLRDIRILRSELAACETWEALESAAARIADMIPADPGRFDPSEIIPS, from the coding sequence ATGAACACGCTCGACATCCGACCAGAAAAGCCCTGGCTGGCCCCGCTCGCGGGCTACAGCGACCTCCCCTTCCGCATGCTCTGCCGCGGATACGGCGCCGCCGTGACCAACACGGAAATGGTCTCGGCCAAGGGCCTTTTTTATATGAACAGAGGCACCACCAACCTCCTGGACACGCACCCCAACGACGAGCCTCTCGTGCTCCAGCTCTTCGGAGCGGAGCCGGAGATTTTCGAGGCGGCCATGGACAAGGTGCTGGAGATGGGCTTCCGCTTCTTCGACCTCAACGCGGGCTGCCCCGTCCGCAAGGTCGCCAAGTCCGGTTCCGGATCGCGCCTGCTGGAAGATCCCGACCGCCTCTGCGCCCTGGCCGAGGTCATGGTCCGCAAGGCCGGACCGGGCCGTGTCGGCGTGAAGACGCGCCTCGGCTGGGAAAGAGGGCTGGACGTGTTCGTGGACGTGGGCCGTCGTCTTGAGGACCTGGGCGTGGCCTGGCTGACCCTGCACCCCCGCTACGGCAAGCAGATGTTCATGGGCGACGCGGACTGGTCCCGGCTGGCCGAACTCAAGCGGGCCGTGTCCATTCCCGTGGTCGGCTCCGGCGACATCTATACCGCCGACGACGGCGTGCGCTGCCTGCGCGAAACCGGCATCGACGCGGTCATGTTCGCGCGCGGAGCCATGTTCGATCCGGCCGTGTTCGAACGCTTCCACGCCCTGCTGCGCGGGGAGGAGCCTCCCGCCCGCACCGGGGCGCACCTGGGCGCCATCGTGAACAGGCACATCCGCCTGACGCGCGATCTGGACGGGACGGAACGGGCGTTCCGCAAGCTGCGCTCCTTCATTCCACGCTACGCCAAGGGCCTGCGCGACATCCGCATCCTGCGCAGCGAACTCGCCGCCTGCGAGACCTGGGAGGCATTGGAATCCGCGGCCGCGCGCATCGCGGACATGATTCCCGCCGATCCCGGACGTTTCGATCCTTCGGAGATCATTCCCTCATGA
- the tuf gene encoding elongation factor Tu yields the protein MGKAKFERNKPHVNIGTIGHIDHGKTTLTAAITKLAAMAGKGEYVAFDEIDKAPEEKERGITIATAHVEYETDKRHYAHVDCPGHADYIKNMITGAAQMDGAILVCAATDGPMPQTREHILLARQVGVPAMVVFMNKCDMVDDEELLELVELEIRELLSKYEFPGDEIPVIQGSALKALEADTIDDPAAKPIFELLEACDSYIPEPVRDVDKPFLMPIEDVFSISGRGTVVTGRVDRGVITVGDEVAIIGIKDTVKTTCTGVEMFRKILDQGQAGDNVGVLVRGVKRDEVERGQVLAKPGSITPHTKFKAQVYVLSKDEGGRHTPFFSGYRPQFYFRTTDVTGVVTLEEGVEMVMPGDNAVFNVELIAPIAMELGLRFAIREGGRTVGAGAVSEIVE from the coding sequence ATGGGTAAGGCCAAGTTTGAGCGGAACAAGCCGCACGTCAACATTGGTACCATCGGTCACATCGACCACGGCAAAACCACTCTGACCGCCGCCATCACCAAGCTGGCCGCCATGGCCGGTAAGGGCGAATACGTCGCTTTCGACGAGATCGACAAGGCTCCTGAAGAGAAAGAGCGCGGCATCACCATCGCCACCGCCCACGTCGAGTACGAGACCGACAAGCGTCACTACGCTCACGTGGACTGCCCCGGTCACGCCGACTACATCAAGAACATGATCACCGGCGCTGCCCAGATGGACGGCGCGATCCTGGTCTGCGCCGCCACCGACGGTCCCATGCCCCAGACCCGTGAGCACATCCTGCTCGCCCGTCAGGTCGGCGTGCCCGCCATGGTCGTCTTCATGAACAAGTGCGACATGGTCGACGACGAAGAGCTGCTGGAGCTGGTCGAGCTCGAGATCCGCGAGCTGCTCTCCAAGTACGAATTCCCCGGCGACGAAATTCCCGTCATCCAGGGTTCCGCTCTGAAGGCTCTTGAGGCCGACACCATCGACGATCCGGCTGCCAAGCCCATCTTCGAGCTGCTCGAGGCCTGCGACAGCTACATTCCGGAGCCCGTCCGCGACGTCGACAAGCCCTTCCTGATGCCCATCGAGGACGTGTTCTCCATCTCCGGCCGCGGCACCGTCGTGACCGGTCGTGTTGACCGCGGCGTGATCACCGTTGGTGACGAAGTCGCCATCATCGGCATCAAGGACACCGTCAAGACCACCTGCACCGGCGTCGAGATGTTCCGCAAGATCCTCGACCAGGGTCAGGCTGGCGACAACGTCGGCGTCCTGGTTCGCGGCGTGAAGCGTGACGAAGTCGAGCGCGGCCAGGTTCTGGCCAAGCCGGGTTCCATCACCCCGCACACCAAGTTCAAGGCCCAGGTCTACGTCCTGTCCAAGGACGAAGGCGGCCGTCACACCCCGTTCTTCTCCGGCTACCGTCCCCAGTTCTACTTCCGTACGACCGACGTCACCGGCGTCGTGACCCTGGAAGAGGGCGTCGAGATGGTCATGCCCGGCGACAACGCGGTGTTCAACGTCGAGCTGATCGCCCCCATCGCCATGGAGCTGGGCCTTCGCTTCGCTATCCGTGAAGGCGGCCGTACCGTCGGCGCTGGCGCGGTCAGCGAAATCGTGGAGTAA
- the rpmG gene encoding 50S ribosomal protein L33, whose amino-acid sequence MRVNIQLQCTECKRKNYATSKNKKNTTGRLEVKKYCPWDKKHTVHKESK is encoded by the coding sequence ATGCGCGTCAACATCCAGTTGCAGTGCACGGAGTGCAAGCGTAAGAACTACGCTACCTCCAAGAACAAGAAGAATACTACTGGACGCCTGGAAGTGAAGAAGTATTGTCCCTGGGACAAGAAACACACGGTCCACAAAGAGTCCAAGTAG
- the secE gene encoding preprotein translocase subunit SecE, producing the protein MARKKIKDSGSQQAQKVSPASLGAKISQLKDFFEESKVEIKKVVWPSRKETVATSIAVVVFTVVVALFLGVVDLGLSQLISVILS; encoded by the coding sequence ATGGCCAGAAAGAAAATCAAGGACTCCGGCAGTCAGCAGGCCCAGAAGGTCTCCCCGGCGAGCCTGGGGGCCAAGATCTCGCAACTGAAGGACTTTTTCGAAGAGTCCAAGGTCGAGATCAAGAAAGTCGTCTGGCCCAGCCGGAAGGAAACTGTCGCCACCAGCATCGCCGTCGTGGTCTTCACGGTGGTGGTTGCCCTGTTTCTGGGGGTTGTCGACCTTGGGCTGTCCCAGCTCATCAGCGTCATCCTGTCCTAA
- the nusG gene encoding transcription termination/antitermination protein NusG encodes MSELELTGDAKMRARWYILHTYSGFEQRVEQTIKEMMRTGQDNGLIEEVVMPTEKVVEMVKGEKRTTTRKFYPGYVMIKMVMTDESWHLIQDIPKVTGFVGGKNRPTPMRDSEAQTILKMMESRQEQPRPKFNFGRGDEVRVIDGPFSGFNGVVEDVNYDKGKLRVSVSIFGRQTPVELDFVQVDKG; translated from the coding sequence ATGAGTGAACTTGAGCTTACAGGCGACGCCAAGATGCGCGCCCGCTGGTATATTCTGCATACCTACTCCGGGTTTGAGCAGCGGGTTGAGCAGACGATCAAAGAGATGATGCGTACCGGCCAGGACAACGGTCTGATCGAAGAAGTGGTCATGCCCACCGAGAAGGTCGTTGAAATGGTCAAGGGCGAGAAGCGGACCACCACGCGCAAATTCTATCCCGGATATGTCATGATCAAGATGGTCATGACGGACGAATCCTGGCACCTGATTCAGGACATCCCGAAGGTTACAGGGTTTGTTGGCGGCAAGAACCGCCCTACGCCCATGCGCGACAGCGAGGCGCAGACTATCCTGAAAATGATGGAGAGCCGCCAGGAGCAGCCCCGTCCCAAGTTCAACTTCGGACGCGGCGACGAAGTCCGGGTCATCGACGGCCCCTTCTCCGGTTTCAACGGAGTGGTCGAGGACGTCAACTACGACAAGGGCAAGCTTCGGGTCAGCGTATCCATCTTCGGTCGACAGACGCCTGTCGAGTTGGATTTCGTCCAGGTGGACAAAGGCTGA
- the rplK gene encoding 50S ribosomal protein L11 produces the protein MAKKVIGKIKLQIAAGAANPSPPVGPALGQHGVNIMEFCKAFNARTQDQKGMIIPVVIEVYADRSFSFITKTPPAAVLLVKAAKLDKGSGEPNKTKVGKVTRAQVREIAELKMPDLTAADIDAAMRSIEGTARSMGIEVKG, from the coding sequence ATGGCCAAGAAAGTCATCGGAAAAATTAAGCTGCAGATCGCCGCAGGCGCTGCCAACCCGTCGCCGCCCGTCGGCCCGGCTCTTGGTCAGCACGGCGTGAACATCATGGAGTTCTGCAAGGCGTTCAACGCCCGCACGCAGGACCAGAAGGGTATGATCATCCCCGTGGTCATCGAGGTCTACGCGGACCGGTCGTTCTCCTTCATCACCAAGACCCCGCCCGCCGCGGTGTTGCTGGTCAAGGCCGCCAAGCTCGACAAGGGCAGCGGCGAACCCAACAAGACCAAGGTCGGAAAGGTGACTCGCGCCCAGGTGCGGGAAATCGCCGAACTGAAGATGCCCGACCTGACCGCCGCGGACATCGACGCCGCCATGCGCAGCATCGAAGGCACCGCCCGCAGCATGGGCATCGAAGTTAAAGGCTAG
- the rplA gene encoding 50S ribosomal protein L1 — MPKHGKKFRSAVEGKDLTQRVSVEESVKLAVEASFATFDETVDVAINLGVDPKYSDQMVRGAVILPNGLGKDVRVAAFCKGDKEAEAKEAGADVVGGDDLIEKIQGGWLEFDKAVATPDMMAQVGKIGRVLGPRGLMPNAKIGTVTFDIGKAVKELKAGKVEFKVDKAGVLHAPIGKVSFGADKLCENLKALLETVNRIKPSSSKGTYMLSLAVATTMGPGFKVDVSTIRKFLEA, encoded by the coding sequence ATGCCGAAACACGGAAAGAAATTCAGAAGCGCCGTCGAGGGAAAAGACCTCACCCAGCGCGTGTCCGTCGAGGAAAGCGTGAAGCTGGCCGTCGAGGCCTCTTTTGCCACCTTTGACGAGACCGTGGATGTGGCCATCAACCTCGGTGTCGATCCCAAATATTCCGATCAGATGGTGCGCGGCGCCGTCATCCTGCCCAACGGTCTGGGCAAGGACGTCCGCGTTGCCGCCTTCTGCAAGGGCGACAAGGAAGCCGAAGCCAAGGAAGCCGGAGCCGACGTCGTCGGCGGCGACGACCTGATCGAGAAGATCCAGGGCGGCTGGCTGGAGTTCGACAAAGCTGTCGCTACTCCGGACATGATGGCCCAGGTCGGCAAGATCGGCCGGGTGCTCGGTCCTCGCGGCCTGATGCCCAACGCCAAGATCGGTACCGTCACCTTCGACATCGGGAAGGCCGTCAAGGAACTCAAGGCCGGTAAGGTCGAGTTCAAGGTCGATAAGGCTGGCGTGCTCCACGCCCCCATCGGCAAGGTCTCCTTCGGCGCGGACAAGCTCTGCGAAAACCTCAAGGCCCTGCTGGAGACGGTCAACCGCATCAAGCCCTCCTCCAGCAAAGGCACCTACATGCTCTCTCTTGCCGTGGCCACCACCATGGGCCCCGGCTTCAAGGTGGACGTGTCCACCATCCGCAAGTTCCTGGAAGCGTAA
- the rplJ gene encoding 50S ribosomal protein L10, with protein sequence MNRQDKAQIIEQLSEKASRASIAVVTGFAGLTVEHTTVLRKDLRESGVDFQVVKNTLARLALKDTDHGVLCEHFKDNCAVALGYEDPVPLAKALAEFAKKNKKFEIKFGSLEGRYLDENGLKELAKLPGKPELLASVLGTMNAVPTNFVGLFANLLRNTLYALTAIKEQKEKEAA encoded by the coding sequence ATGAACAGGCAAGATAAAGCCCAGATCATTGAGCAGCTTTCTGAGAAAGCTTCTCGGGCGAGCATTGCCGTCGTCACCGGCTTCGCCGGTCTGACCGTGGAACACACCACTGTTCTGCGCAAGGATCTCCGCGAGTCCGGAGTCGACTTCCAAGTCGTCAAGAACACCCTGGCCCGGTTAGCTCTCAAGGATACCGATCACGGGGTCCTCTGTGAGCATTTCAAGGACAACTGCGCTGTCGCCCTCGGGTACGAAGATCCCGTTCCCCTGGCGAAGGCGCTGGCCGAATTTGCGAAGAAGAACAAAAAGTTCGAAATCAAATTCGGTAGCCTTGAAGGGCGCTATCTTGACGAGAACGGCTTGAAGGAGCTCGCCAAGCTGCCCGGTAAGCCCGAGCTGCTTGCGTCGGTCCTCGGCACCATGAATGCCGTACCGACCAACTTTGTGGGTCTGTTCGCGAACCTGCTGCGCAATACCCTCTACGCCTTGACTGCGATCAAGGAGCAGAAGGAAAAAGAAGCGGCGTAA
- the rplL gene encoding 50S ribosomal protein L7/L12: protein MADITKDQVVDFIANMTVLELSEFIKELEEKFGVSAAAPMAAMAVMPAGGGEAAAEEEEKTEFDVILTGAGDNKIGVIKAVRALTGLGLKEAKALVDEAPKPVKEGVSKDDAAEAKKQLEEAGASVEVK from the coding sequence ATGGCTGATATCACTAAAGATCAGGTTGTCGATTTTATCGCCAACATGACTGTGCTTGAGCTCTCCGAGTTCATCAAGGAACTCGAGGAGAAGTTCGGCGTCTCTGCCGCCGCTCCCATGGCCGCCATGGCCGTCATGCCCGCCGGTGGCGGCGAAGCCGCTGCCGAAGAGGAAGAGAAGACCGAGTTCGACGTCATCCTCACCGGTGCCGGCGACAACAAGATCGGCGTCATCAAGGCCGTCCGCGCCCTCACCGGCCTGGGCCTGAAGGAAGCCAAGGCGCTGGTCGACGAGGCTCCGAAGCCCGTCAAGGAAGGCGTGTCCAAGGACGATGCCGCCGAAGCCAAGAAGCAGCTCGAGGAAGCGGGCGCCAGCGTTGAAGTTAAATAG